Proteins co-encoded in one Chrysemys picta bellii isolate R12L10 chromosome 13, ASM1138683v2, whole genome shotgun sequence genomic window:
- the LOC101933063 gene encoding zinc finger protein 501-like isoform X6, with protein sequence MGRACPAADPARSRRRQRGLAPELRLRRSLPHVPPRPARTEPAAPGAPRGERRGRGPSPGALTALNSRMERGEELRVPDSQGREEGEMPRDVSPADDQASEAGAAQVDGAPKGAQLDICQRSERVRSLRRSGRRSGAGQQPETPTKPVPQPRGAQQRYVCAECGRGFAVSARLVKHERTHTGERPFACAECGKRFTQNANLVQHRRTHTGERPFRCGDCDRRFGTKADLARHRQSHTGERPFRCAECGRGFSQSSNLLRHQRSHTGERPFACQDCGAAFARNAHLAAHCRTHTGERPFRCGQCRERFAQATALIQHRRLHTGERPFECSDCGKGFTRAATLQHHQRLHAGQRPFPCRDCGATFAAHATLRQHRRRHSGEAPFRCAECGRCFAVSSALLRHQHVHTGERPFTCHECGAGFSQSSALVRHQRLHD encoded by the exons ATGGGCAGGGCCTGCCCGGCGGCGGACCCGGCCAGGAGCAGGCGCCGCCAGAGGGGGCTGGCTCCGGAGCTCAGGCTGCGGCGCTCGCTGCCCCACGTCCCGCCCCGCCCAGCGCGCACCGAGCCGGCTGCGCCCGGGGCCCCGCGGGGCGAGCGCCGGGGACGCGGCCCCAGCCCGGGGGCCCTG ACTGCCCTCAACTCCCGGATGGAGCGCGGGGAGGAGCTGCGGGTTCCGGATTCCCAGGGCCGTGAGGAAGGAGAGATGCCACGTGATGTCAGTCCAG CAGATGATCAGGCGAGCGAGGCAGGGGCTGCCCAGGTGGATGGGGCACCCAAAGGAGCCCAGCTGGACATTTGCCAGCGCTCGGAGCGGGTCAGGAGCCTGCGCCGGTCAGGAAGGAGAAGCGGTGCTGGGCAGCAGCCGGAGACCCCCACCAAGCCCGTCCCCCAGCCCCGAGGAGCTCAGCAGCGCTACGTGTGTGCCGAATGCGGCCGCGGCTTCGCCGTGAGCGCCCGCCTAGTGAAGCACGAGCGGACCCACACCGGGGAGCGCCCCTTTGCCTGTGCCGAGTGTGGCAAGCGCTTCACCCAGAACGCCAACCTGGTGCAGCACCGCCGCACCCACACCGGGGAGCGCCCCTTCCGCTGCGGCGACTGTGACCGGCGCTTTGGCACCAAAGCCGacctggcccggcaccgccagTCCCACACCGGGGAGCGCCCCTTCCGCTGCGCCGAGTGCGGCCGGGGCTTCAGCCAGAGCTCCAACCTGCTGCGCCACCAGCGCTCCCACACTGGCGAGCGCCCCTTCGCCTGCCAGGACTGCGGGGCTGCCTTCGCCCGCAACGCCCACCTGGCGGCCCACTGCCGCACCCATACTGGCGAGCGCCCCTTCCGCTGCGGGCAGTGCCGGGAGCGCTTCGCCCAGGCCACCGCACTGATCCAGCACCGCcggctgcacacaggcgagcgcCCCTTCGAGTGCTCCGACTGCGGCAAGGGCTTCACCCGGGCCGCCACCCTGCAGCATCATCAGCGCCTGCACGCCGGCCAGCGCCCCTTCCCCTGCCGGGACTGCGGGGCCACCTTCGCTGCCCATGCCACCCTCCGCCAGCACCGCCGCAGGCACTCCGGGGAGGCGCCCTTCCGCTGCGCTGAGTGTGGGCGCTGCTTCGCCGTCAGCTCCGCACTGCTCCGGCACCAGCACGTCCACACTGGGGAGCGGCCCTTCACCTGCCACGAGTGCGGCGCCGGCTTCAGCCAGAGCTCGGCGCTCGTCCGCCACCAGAGACTCCATGACTAG
- the LOC101933063 gene encoding zinc finger protein 501-like isoform X3: MGRACPAADPARSRRRQRGLAPELRLRRSLPHVPPRPARTEPAAPGAPRGERRGRGPSPGALASPSLCRVAALVAHRGAARLPSTPGWSAGRSCGFRIPRAVRKERCHVMSVQGPFAPVQGATHICVSADDQASEAGAAQVDGAPKGAQLDICQRSERVRSLRRSGRRSGAGQQPETPTKPVPQPRGAQQRYVCAECGRGFAVSARLVKHERTHTGERPFACAECGKRFTQNANLVQHRRTHTGERPFRCGDCDRRFGTKADLARHRQSHTGERPFRCAECGRGFSQSSNLLRHQRSHTGERPFACQDCGAAFARNAHLAAHCRTHTGERPFRCGQCRERFAQATALIQHRRLHTGERPFECSDCGKGFTRAATLQHHQRLHAGQRPFPCRDCGATFAAHATLRQHRRRHSGEAPFRCAECGRCFAVSSALLRHQHVHTGERPFTCHECGAGFSQSSALVRHQRLHD; encoded by the exons ATGGGCAGGGCCTGCCCGGCGGCGGACCCGGCCAGGAGCAGGCGCCGCCAGAGGGGGCTGGCTCCGGAGCTCAGGCTGCGGCGCTCGCTGCCCCACGTCCCGCCCCGCCCAGCGCGCACCGAGCCGGCTGCGCCCGGGGCCCCGCGGGGCGAGCGCCGGGGACGCGGCCCCAGCCCGGGGGCCCTG GCGTCTCCCAGCCTCTGTAGGGTGGCTGCCTTGGTGGCACATCGGGGAGCAGCTCG ACTGCCCTCAACTCCCGGATGGAGCGCGGGGAGGAGCTGCGGGTTCCGGATTCCCAGGGCCGTGAGGAAGGAGAGATGCCACGTGATGTCAGTCCAG GGTCCCTTTGCCCCGGTGCAGGGAGCTACTCACATCTGTGTCTCAGCAGATGATCAGGCGAGCGAGGCAGGGGCTGCCCAGGTGGATGGGGCACCCAAAGGAGCCCAGCTGGACATTTGCCAGCGCTCGGAGCGGGTCAGGAGCCTGCGCCGGTCAGGAAGGAGAAGCGGTGCTGGGCAGCAGCCGGAGACCCCCACCAAGCCCGTCCCCCAGCCCCGAGGAGCTCAGCAGCGCTACGTGTGTGCCGAATGCGGCCGCGGCTTCGCCGTGAGCGCCCGCCTAGTGAAGCACGAGCGGACCCACACCGGGGAGCGCCCCTTTGCCTGTGCCGAGTGTGGCAAGCGCTTCACCCAGAACGCCAACCTGGTGCAGCACCGCCGCACCCACACCGGGGAGCGCCCCTTCCGCTGCGGCGACTGTGACCGGCGCTTTGGCACCAAAGCCGacctggcccggcaccgccagTCCCACACCGGGGAGCGCCCCTTCCGCTGCGCCGAGTGCGGCCGGGGCTTCAGCCAGAGCTCCAACCTGCTGCGCCACCAGCGCTCCCACACTGGCGAGCGCCCCTTCGCCTGCCAGGACTGCGGGGCTGCCTTCGCCCGCAACGCCCACCTGGCGGCCCACTGCCGCACCCATACTGGCGAGCGCCCCTTCCGCTGCGGGCAGTGCCGGGAGCGCTTCGCCCAGGCCACCGCACTGATCCAGCACCGCcggctgcacacaggcgagcgcCCCTTCGAGTGCTCCGACTGCGGCAAGGGCTTCACCCGGGCCGCCACCCTGCAGCATCATCAGCGCCTGCACGCCGGCCAGCGCCCCTTCCCCTGCCGGGACTGCGGGGCCACCTTCGCTGCCCATGCCACCCTCCGCCAGCACCGCCGCAGGCACTCCGGGGAGGCGCCCTTCCGCTGCGCTGAGTGTGGGCGCTGCTTCGCCGTCAGCTCCGCACTGCTCCGGCACCAGCACGTCCACACTGGGGAGCGGCCCTTCACCTGCCACGAGTGCGGCGCCGGCTTCAGCCAGAGCTCGGCGCTCGTCCGCCACCAGAGACTCCATGACTAG
- the LOC101933063 gene encoding zinc finger protein 501-like isoform X7 — MGRACPAADPARSRRRQRGLAPELRLRRSLPHVPPRPARTEPAAPGAPRGERRGRGPSPGALTALNSRMERGEELRVPDSQGREEGEMPRDVSPDDQASEAGAAQVDGAPKGAQLDICQRSERVRSLRRSGRRSGAGQQPETPTKPVPQPRGAQQRYVCAECGRGFAVSARLVKHERTHTGERPFACAECGKRFTQNANLVQHRRTHTGERPFRCGDCDRRFGTKADLARHRQSHTGERPFRCAECGRGFSQSSNLLRHQRSHTGERPFACQDCGAAFARNAHLAAHCRTHTGERPFRCGQCRERFAQATALIQHRRLHTGERPFECSDCGKGFTRAATLQHHQRLHAGQRPFPCRDCGATFAAHATLRQHRRRHSGEAPFRCAECGRCFAVSSALLRHQHVHTGERPFTCHECGAGFSQSSALVRHQRLHD; from the exons ATGGGCAGGGCCTGCCCGGCGGCGGACCCGGCCAGGAGCAGGCGCCGCCAGAGGGGGCTGGCTCCGGAGCTCAGGCTGCGGCGCTCGCTGCCCCACGTCCCGCCCCGCCCAGCGCGCACCGAGCCGGCTGCGCCCGGGGCCCCGCGGGGCGAGCGCCGGGGACGCGGCCCCAGCCCGGGGGCCCTG ACTGCCCTCAACTCCCGGATGGAGCGCGGGGAGGAGCTGCGGGTTCCGGATTCCCAGGGCCGTGAGGAAGGAGAGATGCCACGTGATGTCAGTCCAG ATGATCAGGCGAGCGAGGCAGGGGCTGCCCAGGTGGATGGGGCACCCAAAGGAGCCCAGCTGGACATTTGCCAGCGCTCGGAGCGGGTCAGGAGCCTGCGCCGGTCAGGAAGGAGAAGCGGTGCTGGGCAGCAGCCGGAGACCCCCACCAAGCCCGTCCCCCAGCCCCGAGGAGCTCAGCAGCGCTACGTGTGTGCCGAATGCGGCCGCGGCTTCGCCGTGAGCGCCCGCCTAGTGAAGCACGAGCGGACCCACACCGGGGAGCGCCCCTTTGCCTGTGCCGAGTGTGGCAAGCGCTTCACCCAGAACGCCAACCTGGTGCAGCACCGCCGCACCCACACCGGGGAGCGCCCCTTCCGCTGCGGCGACTGTGACCGGCGCTTTGGCACCAAAGCCGacctggcccggcaccgccagTCCCACACCGGGGAGCGCCCCTTCCGCTGCGCCGAGTGCGGCCGGGGCTTCAGCCAGAGCTCCAACCTGCTGCGCCACCAGCGCTCCCACACTGGCGAGCGCCCCTTCGCCTGCCAGGACTGCGGGGCTGCCTTCGCCCGCAACGCCCACCTGGCGGCCCACTGCCGCACCCATACTGGCGAGCGCCCCTTCCGCTGCGGGCAGTGCCGGGAGCGCTTCGCCCAGGCCACCGCACTGATCCAGCACCGCcggctgcacacaggcgagcgcCCCTTCGAGTGCTCCGACTGCGGCAAGGGCTTCACCCGGGCCGCCACCCTGCAGCATCATCAGCGCCTGCACGCCGGCCAGCGCCCCTTCCCCTGCCGGGACTGCGGGGCCACCTTCGCTGCCCATGCCACCCTCCGCCAGCACCGCCGCAGGCACTCCGGGGAGGCGCCCTTCCGCTGCGCTGAGTGTGGGCGCTGCTTCGCCGTCAGCTCCGCACTGCTCCGGCACCAGCACGTCCACACTGGGGAGCGGCCCTTCACCTGCCACGAGTGCGGCGCCGGCTTCAGCCAGAGCTCGGCGCTCGTCCGCCACCAGAGACTCCATGACTAG
- the LOC101933063 gene encoding zinc finger protein 501-like isoform X1, with the protein MGDACLLPPPPQQDPTRPGCPGFLDGRVPGRSPTGLRGWEDASGLTGSSVVPKCHEINPLNRRPGVAASPSLCRVAALVAHRGAARLPSTPGWSAGRSCGFRIPRAVRKERCHVMSVQGPFAPVQGATHICVSADDQASEAGAAQVDGAPKGAQLDICQRSERVRSLRRSGRRSGAGQQPETPTKPVPQPRGAQQRYVCAECGRGFAVSARLVKHERTHTGERPFACAECGKRFTQNANLVQHRRTHTGERPFRCGDCDRRFGTKADLARHRQSHTGERPFRCAECGRGFSQSSNLLRHQRSHTGERPFACQDCGAAFARNAHLAAHCRTHTGERPFRCGQCRERFAQATALIQHRRLHTGERPFECSDCGKGFTRAATLQHHQRLHAGQRPFPCRDCGATFAAHATLRQHRRRHSGEAPFRCAECGRCFAVSSALLRHQHVHTGERPFTCHECGAGFSQSSALVRHQRLHD; encoded by the exons ATGGGAGACGcctgtctccttccccctccaccccagcaggaCCCCACCCGCCCAGGCTGCCCTGGCTTCCTGGATGGAAGAGTCCCGGGTCGCAGCCCCACAGGGCTGAGAGGATGGGAAGATGCGTCTGGGTTAACTGGCTCCAGTGTGGTGCCCAAGTGCCATGAGATTAACCCCCTGAACAGACGGCCAGGGGTAGCG GCGTCTCCCAGCCTCTGTAGGGTGGCTGCCTTGGTGGCACATCGGGGAGCAGCTCG ACTGCCCTCAACTCCCGGATGGAGCGCGGGGAGGAGCTGCGGGTTCCGGATTCCCAGGGCCGTGAGGAAGGAGAGATGCCACGTGATGTCAGTCCAG GGTCCCTTTGCCCCGGTGCAGGGAGCTACTCACATCTGTGTCTCAGCAGATGATCAGGCGAGCGAGGCAGGGGCTGCCCAGGTGGATGGGGCACCCAAAGGAGCCCAGCTGGACATTTGCCAGCGCTCGGAGCGGGTCAGGAGCCTGCGCCGGTCAGGAAGGAGAAGCGGTGCTGGGCAGCAGCCGGAGACCCCCACCAAGCCCGTCCCCCAGCCCCGAGGAGCTCAGCAGCGCTACGTGTGTGCCGAATGCGGCCGCGGCTTCGCCGTGAGCGCCCGCCTAGTGAAGCACGAGCGGACCCACACCGGGGAGCGCCCCTTTGCCTGTGCCGAGTGTGGCAAGCGCTTCACCCAGAACGCCAACCTGGTGCAGCACCGCCGCACCCACACCGGGGAGCGCCCCTTCCGCTGCGGCGACTGTGACCGGCGCTTTGGCACCAAAGCCGacctggcccggcaccgccagTCCCACACCGGGGAGCGCCCCTTCCGCTGCGCCGAGTGCGGCCGGGGCTTCAGCCAGAGCTCCAACCTGCTGCGCCACCAGCGCTCCCACACTGGCGAGCGCCCCTTCGCCTGCCAGGACTGCGGGGCTGCCTTCGCCCGCAACGCCCACCTGGCGGCCCACTGCCGCACCCATACTGGCGAGCGCCCCTTCCGCTGCGGGCAGTGCCGGGAGCGCTTCGCCCAGGCCACCGCACTGATCCAGCACCGCcggctgcacacaggcgagcgcCCCTTCGAGTGCTCCGACTGCGGCAAGGGCTTCACCCGGGCCGCCACCCTGCAGCATCATCAGCGCCTGCACGCCGGCCAGCGCCCCTTCCCCTGCCGGGACTGCGGGGCCACCTTCGCTGCCCATGCCACCCTCCGCCAGCACCGCCGCAGGCACTCCGGGGAGGCGCCCTTCCGCTGCGCTGAGTGTGGGCGCTGCTTCGCCGTCAGCTCCGCACTGCTCCGGCACCAGCACGTCCACACTGGGGAGCGGCCCTTCACCTGCCACGAGTGCGGCGCCGGCTTCAGCCAGAGCTCGGCGCTCGTCCGCCACCAGAGACTCCATGACTAG
- the LOC101933063 gene encoding zinc finger protein 501-like isoform X4, which yields MGDACLLPPPPQQDPTRPGCPGFLDGRVPGRSPTGLRGWEDASGLTGSSVVPKCHEINPLNRRPGVATALNSRMERGEELRVPDSQGREEGEMPRDVSPADDQASEAGAAQVDGAPKGAQLDICQRSERVRSLRRSGRRSGAGQQPETPTKPVPQPRGAQQRYVCAECGRGFAVSARLVKHERTHTGERPFACAECGKRFTQNANLVQHRRTHTGERPFRCGDCDRRFGTKADLARHRQSHTGERPFRCAECGRGFSQSSNLLRHQRSHTGERPFACQDCGAAFARNAHLAAHCRTHTGERPFRCGQCRERFAQATALIQHRRLHTGERPFECSDCGKGFTRAATLQHHQRLHAGQRPFPCRDCGATFAAHATLRQHRRRHSGEAPFRCAECGRCFAVSSALLRHQHVHTGERPFTCHECGAGFSQSSALVRHQRLHD from the exons ATGGGAGACGcctgtctccttccccctccaccccagcaggaCCCCACCCGCCCAGGCTGCCCTGGCTTCCTGGATGGAAGAGTCCCGGGTCGCAGCCCCACAGGGCTGAGAGGATGGGAAGATGCGTCTGGGTTAACTGGCTCCAGTGTGGTGCCCAAGTGCCATGAGATTAACCCCCTGAACAGACGGCCAGGGGTAGCG ACTGCCCTCAACTCCCGGATGGAGCGCGGGGAGGAGCTGCGGGTTCCGGATTCCCAGGGCCGTGAGGAAGGAGAGATGCCACGTGATGTCAGTCCAG CAGATGATCAGGCGAGCGAGGCAGGGGCTGCCCAGGTGGATGGGGCACCCAAAGGAGCCCAGCTGGACATTTGCCAGCGCTCGGAGCGGGTCAGGAGCCTGCGCCGGTCAGGAAGGAGAAGCGGTGCTGGGCAGCAGCCGGAGACCCCCACCAAGCCCGTCCCCCAGCCCCGAGGAGCTCAGCAGCGCTACGTGTGTGCCGAATGCGGCCGCGGCTTCGCCGTGAGCGCCCGCCTAGTGAAGCACGAGCGGACCCACACCGGGGAGCGCCCCTTTGCCTGTGCCGAGTGTGGCAAGCGCTTCACCCAGAACGCCAACCTGGTGCAGCACCGCCGCACCCACACCGGGGAGCGCCCCTTCCGCTGCGGCGACTGTGACCGGCGCTTTGGCACCAAAGCCGacctggcccggcaccgccagTCCCACACCGGGGAGCGCCCCTTCCGCTGCGCCGAGTGCGGCCGGGGCTTCAGCCAGAGCTCCAACCTGCTGCGCCACCAGCGCTCCCACACTGGCGAGCGCCCCTTCGCCTGCCAGGACTGCGGGGCTGCCTTCGCCCGCAACGCCCACCTGGCGGCCCACTGCCGCACCCATACTGGCGAGCGCCCCTTCCGCTGCGGGCAGTGCCGGGAGCGCTTCGCCCAGGCCACCGCACTGATCCAGCACCGCcggctgcacacaggcgagcgcCCCTTCGAGTGCTCCGACTGCGGCAAGGGCTTCACCCGGGCCGCCACCCTGCAGCATCATCAGCGCCTGCACGCCGGCCAGCGCCCCTTCCCCTGCCGGGACTGCGGGGCCACCTTCGCTGCCCATGCCACCCTCCGCCAGCACCGCCGCAGGCACTCCGGGGAGGCGCCCTTCCGCTGCGCTGAGTGTGGGCGCTGCTTCGCCGTCAGCTCCGCACTGCTCCGGCACCAGCACGTCCACACTGGGGAGCGGCCCTTCACCTGCCACGAGTGCGGCGCCGGCTTCAGCCAGAGCTCGGCGCTCGTCCGCCACCAGAGACTCCATGACTAG
- the LOC101933063 gene encoding zinc finger protein 501-like isoform X5, with protein MGDACLLPPPPQQDPTRPGCPGFLDGRVPGRSPTGLRGWEDASGLTGSSVVPKCHEINPLNRRPGVATALNSRMERGEELRVPDSQGREEGEMPRDVSPDDQASEAGAAQVDGAPKGAQLDICQRSERVRSLRRSGRRSGAGQQPETPTKPVPQPRGAQQRYVCAECGRGFAVSARLVKHERTHTGERPFACAECGKRFTQNANLVQHRRTHTGERPFRCGDCDRRFGTKADLARHRQSHTGERPFRCAECGRGFSQSSNLLRHQRSHTGERPFACQDCGAAFARNAHLAAHCRTHTGERPFRCGQCRERFAQATALIQHRRLHTGERPFECSDCGKGFTRAATLQHHQRLHAGQRPFPCRDCGATFAAHATLRQHRRRHSGEAPFRCAECGRCFAVSSALLRHQHVHTGERPFTCHECGAGFSQSSALVRHQRLHD; from the exons ATGGGAGACGcctgtctccttccccctccaccccagcaggaCCCCACCCGCCCAGGCTGCCCTGGCTTCCTGGATGGAAGAGTCCCGGGTCGCAGCCCCACAGGGCTGAGAGGATGGGAAGATGCGTCTGGGTTAACTGGCTCCAGTGTGGTGCCCAAGTGCCATGAGATTAACCCCCTGAACAGACGGCCAGGGGTAGCG ACTGCCCTCAACTCCCGGATGGAGCGCGGGGAGGAGCTGCGGGTTCCGGATTCCCAGGGCCGTGAGGAAGGAGAGATGCCACGTGATGTCAGTCCAG ATGATCAGGCGAGCGAGGCAGGGGCTGCCCAGGTGGATGGGGCACCCAAAGGAGCCCAGCTGGACATTTGCCAGCGCTCGGAGCGGGTCAGGAGCCTGCGCCGGTCAGGAAGGAGAAGCGGTGCTGGGCAGCAGCCGGAGACCCCCACCAAGCCCGTCCCCCAGCCCCGAGGAGCTCAGCAGCGCTACGTGTGTGCCGAATGCGGCCGCGGCTTCGCCGTGAGCGCCCGCCTAGTGAAGCACGAGCGGACCCACACCGGGGAGCGCCCCTTTGCCTGTGCCGAGTGTGGCAAGCGCTTCACCCAGAACGCCAACCTGGTGCAGCACCGCCGCACCCACACCGGGGAGCGCCCCTTCCGCTGCGGCGACTGTGACCGGCGCTTTGGCACCAAAGCCGacctggcccggcaccgccagTCCCACACCGGGGAGCGCCCCTTCCGCTGCGCCGAGTGCGGCCGGGGCTTCAGCCAGAGCTCCAACCTGCTGCGCCACCAGCGCTCCCACACTGGCGAGCGCCCCTTCGCCTGCCAGGACTGCGGGGCTGCCTTCGCCCGCAACGCCCACCTGGCGGCCCACTGCCGCACCCATACTGGCGAGCGCCCCTTCCGCTGCGGGCAGTGCCGGGAGCGCTTCGCCCAGGCCACCGCACTGATCCAGCACCGCcggctgcacacaggcgagcgcCCCTTCGAGTGCTCCGACTGCGGCAAGGGCTTCACCCGGGCCGCCACCCTGCAGCATCATCAGCGCCTGCACGCCGGCCAGCGCCCCTTCCCCTGCCGGGACTGCGGGGCCACCTTCGCTGCCCATGCCACCCTCCGCCAGCACCGCCGCAGGCACTCCGGGGAGGCGCCCTTCCGCTGCGCTGAGTGTGGGCGCTGCTTCGCCGTCAGCTCCGCACTGCTCCGGCACCAGCACGTCCACACTGGGGAGCGGCCCTTCACCTGCCACGAGTGCGGCGCCGGCTTCAGCCAGAGCTCGGCGCTCGTCCGCCACCAGAGACTCCATGACTAG
- the LOC101933063 gene encoding zinc finger protein 501-like isoform X9, protein MQPGCLPGGPVQASPSLCRVAALVAHRGAARLPSTPGWSAGRSCGFRIPRAVRKERCHVMSVQGPFAPVQGATHICVSADDQASEAGAAQVDGAPKGAQLDICQRSERVRSLRRSGRRSGAGQQPETPTKPVPQPRGAQQRYVCAECGRGFAVSARLVKHERTHTGERPFACAECGKRFTQNANLVQHRRTHTGERPFRCGDCDRRFGTKADLARHRQSHTGERPFRCAECGRGFSQSSNLLRHQRSHTGERPFACQDCGAAFARNAHLAAHCRTHTGERPFRCGQCRERFAQATALIQHRRLHTGERPFECSDCGKGFTRAATLQHHQRLHAGQRPFPCRDCGATFAAHATLRQHRRRHSGEAPFRCAECGRCFAVSSALLRHQHVHTGERPFTCHECGAGFSQSSALVRHQRLHD, encoded by the exons ATGCAGCCTGGCTGCCTTCCTGGAGGCCCCGTTCAG GCGTCTCCCAGCCTCTGTAGGGTGGCTGCCTTGGTGGCACATCGGGGAGCAGCTCG ACTGCCCTCAACTCCCGGATGGAGCGCGGGGAGGAGCTGCGGGTTCCGGATTCCCAGGGCCGTGAGGAAGGAGAGATGCCACGTGATGTCAGTCCAG GGTCCCTTTGCCCCGGTGCAGGGAGCTACTCACATCTGTGTCTCAGCAGATGATCAGGCGAGCGAGGCAGGGGCTGCCCAGGTGGATGGGGCACCCAAAGGAGCCCAGCTGGACATTTGCCAGCGCTCGGAGCGGGTCAGGAGCCTGCGCCGGTCAGGAAGGAGAAGCGGTGCTGGGCAGCAGCCGGAGACCCCCACCAAGCCCGTCCCCCAGCCCCGAGGAGCTCAGCAGCGCTACGTGTGTGCCGAATGCGGCCGCGGCTTCGCCGTGAGCGCCCGCCTAGTGAAGCACGAGCGGACCCACACCGGGGAGCGCCCCTTTGCCTGTGCCGAGTGTGGCAAGCGCTTCACCCAGAACGCCAACCTGGTGCAGCACCGCCGCACCCACACCGGGGAGCGCCCCTTCCGCTGCGGCGACTGTGACCGGCGCTTTGGCACCAAAGCCGacctggcccggcaccgccagTCCCACACCGGGGAGCGCCCCTTCCGCTGCGCCGAGTGCGGCCGGGGCTTCAGCCAGAGCTCCAACCTGCTGCGCCACCAGCGCTCCCACACTGGCGAGCGCCCCTTCGCCTGCCAGGACTGCGGGGCTGCCTTCGCCCGCAACGCCCACCTGGCGGCCCACTGCCGCACCCATACTGGCGAGCGCCCCTTCCGCTGCGGGCAGTGCCGGGAGCGCTTCGCCCAGGCCACCGCACTGATCCAGCACCGCcggctgcacacaggcgagcgcCCCTTCGAGTGCTCCGACTGCGGCAAGGGCTTCACCCGGGCCGCCACCCTGCAGCATCATCAGCGCCTGCACGCCGGCCAGCGCCCCTTCCCCTGCCGGGACTGCGGGGCCACCTTCGCTGCCCATGCCACCCTCCGCCAGCACCGCCGCAGGCACTCCGGGGAGGCGCCCTTCCGCTGCGCTGAGTGTGGGCGCTGCTTCGCCGTCAGCTCCGCACTGCTCCGGCACCAGCACGTCCACACTGGGGAGCGGCCCTTCACCTGCCACGAGTGCGGCGCCGGCTTCAGCCAGAGCTCGGCGCTCGTCCGCCACCAGAGACTCCATGACTAG
- the LOC101933063 gene encoding zinc finger protein 239-like isoform X10 gives MQPGCLPGGPVQTALNSRMERGEELRVPDSQGREEGEMPRDVSPADDQASEAGAAQVDGAPKGAQLDICQRSERVRSLRRSGRRSGAGQQPETPTKPVPQPRGAQQRYVCAECGRGFAVSARLVKHERTHTGERPFACAECGKRFTQNANLVQHRRTHTGERPFRCGDCDRRFGTKADLARHRQSHTGERPFRCAECGRGFSQSSNLLRHQRSHTGERPFACQDCGAAFARNAHLAAHCRTHTGERPFRCGQCRERFAQATALIQHRRLHTGERPFECSDCGKGFTRAATLQHHQRLHAGQRPFPCRDCGATFAAHATLRQHRRRHSGEAPFRCAECGRCFAVSSALLRHQHVHTGERPFTCHECGAGFSQSSALVRHQRLHD, from the exons ATGCAGCCTGGCTGCCTTCCTGGAGGCCCCGTTCAG ACTGCCCTCAACTCCCGGATGGAGCGCGGGGAGGAGCTGCGGGTTCCGGATTCCCAGGGCCGTGAGGAAGGAGAGATGCCACGTGATGTCAGTCCAG CAGATGATCAGGCGAGCGAGGCAGGGGCTGCCCAGGTGGATGGGGCACCCAAAGGAGCCCAGCTGGACATTTGCCAGCGCTCGGAGCGGGTCAGGAGCCTGCGCCGGTCAGGAAGGAGAAGCGGTGCTGGGCAGCAGCCGGAGACCCCCACCAAGCCCGTCCCCCAGCCCCGAGGAGCTCAGCAGCGCTACGTGTGTGCCGAATGCGGCCGCGGCTTCGCCGTGAGCGCCCGCCTAGTGAAGCACGAGCGGACCCACACCGGGGAGCGCCCCTTTGCCTGTGCCGAGTGTGGCAAGCGCTTCACCCAGAACGCCAACCTGGTGCAGCACCGCCGCACCCACACCGGGGAGCGCCCCTTCCGCTGCGGCGACTGTGACCGGCGCTTTGGCACCAAAGCCGacctggcccggcaccgccagTCCCACACCGGGGAGCGCCCCTTCCGCTGCGCCGAGTGCGGCCGGGGCTTCAGCCAGAGCTCCAACCTGCTGCGCCACCAGCGCTCCCACACTGGCGAGCGCCCCTTCGCCTGCCAGGACTGCGGGGCTGCCTTCGCCCGCAACGCCCACCTGGCGGCCCACTGCCGCACCCATACTGGCGAGCGCCCCTTCCGCTGCGGGCAGTGCCGGGAGCGCTTCGCCCAGGCCACCGCACTGATCCAGCACCGCcggctgcacacaggcgagcgcCCCTTCGAGTGCTCCGACTGCGGCAAGGGCTTCACCCGGGCCGCCACCCTGCAGCATCATCAGCGCCTGCACGCCGGCCAGCGCCCCTTCCCCTGCCGGGACTGCGGGGCCACCTTCGCTGCCCATGCCACCCTCCGCCAGCACCGCCGCAGGCACTCCGGGGAGGCGCCCTTCCGCTGCGCTGAGTGTGGGCGCTGCTTCGCCGTCAGCTCCGCACTGCTCCGGCACCAGCACGTCCACACTGGGGAGCGGCCCTTCACCTGCCACGAGTGCGGCGCCGGCTTCAGCCAGAGCTCGGCGCTCGTCCGCCACCAGAGACTCCATGACTAG